One genomic window of Globicephala melas chromosome 8, mGloMel1.2, whole genome shotgun sequence includes the following:
- the LOC115839424 gene encoding LOW QUALITY PROTEIN: olfactory receptor 52K1-like (The sequence of the model RefSeq protein was modified relative to this genomic sequence to represent the inferred CDS: deleted 1 base in 1 codon; substituted 2 bases at 2 genomic stop codons) — MKEGESLGALLASNITSVHPAAFLLVGIPGLEQLHVWISIPFCFAYTLALLGNCTLLFVIXGDTALHEPMCLFLAVLAATDLVFSSTTLPKMLAIFWFRDQEINFYASLVQMFFLHSFSIMESAVLLAMAFDHYVAICKPLHYVTMLTGPLITKTGLAAVTQAVTLMTPLPFLLRCFHYCXGPVIAHCYYGYVGVVRLACGDIRFNNIHGIAVAMFIVVLGLLFFVLSYIFILRAVLQLASQEAHYKAFGTCVSHIGAILSTYTPVVICSVIHHVARRDAPHVHIFLAIFYLLFSPMVNPIYGVKTKQICDRVFSLFQRKNV, encoded by the exons ATGAAAGAAG GAGAATCTTTAGGAGCCTTGCTAGCCTCTAATATTACCTCAGTCCATCCAGCTGCCTTCCTGTTGGTAGGAATTCCAGGTTTGGAGCAACTGCATGTCTGGATCTCCATTCCCTTCTGCTTCGCCTATACTCTGGCCCTGCTTGGTAAC TGCACCCTCCTCTTCGTCATTTGAGGTGATACAGCCCTCCACGAGCCCATGTGCCTCTTTTTGGCCGTGTTGGCAGCCACTGATCTGGTCTTCTCTTCTACAACACTTCCCAAAATGCTGGCTATTTTTTGGTTCAGAGATCAGGAGATCAACTTCTATGCCAGTCTAGTCCAGATGTTCTTTCTCCACTCCTTCTCTATCATGGAGTCAGCAGTGCTGCTGGCCATGGCCTTTGACCACTatgtggccatctgcaagccactGCACTATGTCACCATGCTTACTGGGCCACTTATCACCAAGACTGGCCTGGCTGCTGTGACTCAGGCTGTGACACTAATGACTCCACTCCCCTTTCTGCTTAGATGCTTCCATTACTGCTGAGGTCCAGTGATTGCCCACTGTTACTATGGGTACGTGGGTGTGGTAAGGCTGGCCTGTGGGGACATTCGCTTCAACAATATCCATGGCATTGCTGTGGCCATGTTCATAGTGGTGTTGGGCCTGCTCTTTTTTGTCCTGTCTTATATCTTCATCCTTCGGGCAGTTCTACAGCTTGCCTCTCAGGAGGCCCACTACAAGGCCTTTGGGACATGTGTGTCCCACATAGGTGCTATCTTGTCCACCTACACACCTGTGGTCATCTGCTCAGTGATACACCATGTGGCTCGCCGGGATGCCCCTCATGTCCACATATTCCTTGctatcttttatcttcttttctcaCCCATGGTCAATCCCATCTATGGTGTCAAGACCAAGCAGATTTGTGATCGTGTGTTCAGTCTATTCCAGAGAAAGAATGTATAG